GAGGTCTCCGCGCTCGCCTGCATCCCCCTCGTCGCGGAATCGGTCGTCGTCGGCGCGGTATACGCCGGCAGCCGGACGAAGACGTCCTTCTCCCGGGATGAGAGGGAACTTCTCGAGACGATAGGCCAGGAGATCGGGTCGGGGATCCTGAAAGGGATGCTGCACAAGAAACTCGAGGCGGCCAACCGGGAGGCGAACCTCTACCTCGACATCATGACGCACGACATCAAGAACGCCGAGAACGTCTCGAACCTCTACACTGACCTCCTCCTCGAGATACTGGAAGGAGAGGCCGCGCTCTACGCGAGAAAGATCCGGAGCAGCATCGAGAGGAGCGCCGAGATCCTCGGCAACGTCACCACGATCCGCCGCATCCACCACGACTCGCCCGACGCCGGGCAGATCGACCTCGCCACCGTCATCAGGGAGGGGGTCGCCGCCTTCCCCGACGTCGCGATCGAGGTTGCAGGGGGCACCTCCGCCCGGGTCTGGGCTGACGACCTGCTCTGTGAGGTCTTCACGAACCTCATCCGGAACGCCGTCAAGTTCGGCGGCGGGGACGTCCGGATCGCCATCCGCGTGGAGGATTACGATGGCGAGAGCGTGCTGGTCTCGGTCGAGGATACCGGGCCGGGGATACCCGATCCCATGAAGGAGTCGATCTTTCACCGGTTTGAGCGGGGATGGGTCGGGGGATACGGCGACGGCCTCGGCCTCTTCATCGTCCGGACGCTGGTGGAGAGGTACGGCGGCACCATCCGGGTGGAGGATCGGGTGGAGGGGCGGCCGGATCTCGGTACGGCGTTCCGGTTCACCCTCCGCGAGGTTCTCCCCGCCGGTGACGACGAGGGCGATGACTTCCCGGACGAAGAGGACTGCGAGTAAAATTTCGTGTTGAGATCGGTGCGCCGTCGGCGTTTCGTCGGAGCCCGGGCTGACGATTGCTACCGGGATCAAAAGGCTTAAGAACGCGGAAAACATCATTCCCCATCGTGACACCAACCTACGTCCGAATCATCCAGTTCGTCGTGGCGGTAGGGGTCAGTCTCGCAGCCGGGTGGATCGGTTCGATCTTCACGATGTCGGCGATCTCCACCTGGTATGCCGGTCTTGTAAAACCCGAATTGAATCCACCGTCATGGGTCTTCGGCCCTGTCTGGACGGTGCTCTACATCCTCATGGGCATCGCGCTCTATCTGGTCTGGAGCAAGGGATGGGGGCACAAGAACGTGCAGGTCGCGACGGCAATCTTCGGCGTGCAACTGGTCTTGAACGTCCTCTGGTCGTATCTCTTCTTCGGGATACAGGCCCCGTTCCTGGCGTTTGTCGAGATCGTCATCCTCTGGATCGCAATCCTCATGACGATTGCCGCCTTCTACCGCGTCTCGGTCCCCGCGGCGATCCTGCTCGTCCCTTACTTCCTCTGGGTGAGTTTCGCGGCCTACCTCAACTACGGCATCTACGTCCTCAACCCATAGAGGACGCGCTCATCCGGATCGTCGGGTGCAAAGGCAGGTTCGCGCCGATGCACCTGCACCCCCCGGAGAGTGGCAGCCGTGCTCCCGCGTGGAGACACAAAAAGAATCGAGAGAATTTTTACTGCTTTTCTATCTGCCGCCAGACATGGGCGAACCGCTGGAACGCGGTATAGTGCCCCAGGAAACCGAATATGACGAGGAGCCACCCGAGGTAGTTCAGGCCGTAGACCTCTCCCGGTATCAGCACCGTGAGGGCGCCTGCGATGATGATCAGCACCAGCCGATCCGCCCGGCCGAGGATCCCGCCGTAGAACCTCCCCACCCCGACGGCCTGCGCCTGGGTGCCGAGGTAGGAGGACATCAGCACGCCGGTCAGCGCGAAGACGCCGATCTGCCAGGGTGCGGCCCCGCCTGCAAATATCCCGGTGATGATGAATATATCGGCGTAGCGGTCGATGACGTGGTCGAGGAAGTCCCCGCGGATGCCGGCGATCCCCATATCGCGTGCGAGCGCCCCGTCGAGGGCGTCGAAGACGGCGTTGAACGCGACCATGATGGTGCCGAAGACGACTCCCCCGGCATAGAAGGCGATACCCGCAAGCGCCGAGACGAGGAACGACGCAATCGTCAGCGCGTTCGGGGTGACTCCGATCCTGCGCATCAGGTTCACCACGGGCTGGATGATCCCCTGCACATGCGGCCGGAACTGGTCGAGCGTCATCTCCCGACCTCCAGGTAGTCCGACCAGTCGATGGAGCCGTAGGACGGCGAGAGTTCTCCCCGGACGAACCGCTCGATCCGGTCGGCACAGTCGCCGACGGCAAGATCGGTCGTGTCCACTTCGAGAACGTGCTCGTCCGGATGCTCCTCGAGCGTCTCGACCAGGATGACGTCGAGCGCCTCCGCCTCGACGTTCTCCGCGACCTTCTCCTCCGGGTAGTCCCTCGGGGCGAGGCGCGCGGCGAGGACGTCCGGCCGGCACCGGAGCACCACCACCCGGTCGCAGGGGAGGAGGTGGGCGAGGTGGCCTTCGACAAACCCGTCGACGGGCTCGAACTCCTCCACCCACCGGTCGACATCCACCACCAGCGTCTGGCGGCGAGAGTCCTCTTCGATGACGTAGGGGCGCACCGTATCCGTCAGCCGGACGACCGTATGGCCGCGCCGTTCGAGTTCGGCCGCGATGGATGTCTTCCCGGTTCCCGGCGTGCCGGTGATGCCCGTCATCATATCTTCTTTACCGCCTCGAGGAATCGAATGTTCTCCCAGTCTTCACCGATGCTGACCCTGATGAAATGATCCCCGAGTCCGGGGAAACTGGTGCAGGATCGGACGAGGACGCCCTTCGCCGCGAGGCGTTCCGTTGCCTCGTCCCCGGTCCGGGGGTCGACGTCGATCATGACAAAGTTTGCGTCCGAGGGGTATACCCTGAACGGTATCTCTTCGGCGAACCGCCGCCGCCACTCGCGGACGTGGTCACGGGTCTCCCTCACCCGGCCGGTCTCGGCGAGCGCTCCCGCTGCCGCGGCCGCCGAGACCGAGTTCAGCGCGAACGGGGTTGCCGCCCTCTGGTAGAACGGCTCAAGCCAGGCGGGGACGAACGCGTAGCCGATCCGGAGCCCTGCAAGAGCGAAGATCTTCGACATCGTCCGCCCGATGACCAGGTTCTCGTACCGCCGCACGAGAGGCCGGTAGTCGATATCCGCAAAATCGACGTAGGCGTTGTCGAGGAAGAGCAGTCCGTCCATTCCTTCCAGGATTGCCTCGACATCCTCCGGCGGAACCGAGTTCCCCGTGGGGTTGTTCGGAGTGCAGAGGAAGGCGAGTTTTGCCCCCCGCGAGGCTTCAATGAACGCTGCCGGATCGACCGAGAAGTCGTCTCTCCGGGGGACATTCACGACCCGCGCACCGTGCGCCGCGGCCGCGATCCCGTAGAACGAGAAGGTCGGGGTCGAGACGGCCACCTTCTCGCCGGGCTCGACGACCGTCCGGATCACCGTCTCGATGACGCCGTCCATCCCCGCGCCGGTCACGAACCGGTAGTCGCCGTGGTAGCGGCGGAGGGCTTCGACGAGCGCAGATGCCCGCTCGTCCGGGTAGCGGTTAGTCTCCCGGAGAGCAGTTGCTGCCGCCTCCAGTACGTCGGCCGAGGCCGGCCGGGGGTTCTCGTTGCTCGCGAGACGGGCCACCCGGTCGAAGCCGTGCTCCCGTGCGACGTCGTCGGCCTTCTTCGCGTAGGAGTAGCCGCCCGCACCTGTATAACACGCTCTAATCAAGCGCCGCATTGATCACACCGAGAGCACAGTCGATCTCGTTGTCCGTGATCACGAGCGGCGGGATCAGCCGGAGGTTCCCATCGGCGGCGCAGTTCACGAGCACCCCGTTTGCGGCGCAGGTCTGCTGGACCTCCGCGCACC
This region of Methanoculleus horonobensis genomic DNA includes:
- a CDS encoding adenylate kinase family protein, whose translation is MMTGITGTPGTGKTSIAAELERRGHTVVRLTDTVRPYVIEEDSRRQTLVVDVDRWVEEFEPVDGFVEGHLAHLLPCDRVVVLRCRPDVLAARLAPRDYPEEKVAENVEAEALDVILVETLEEHPDEHVLEVDTTDLAVGDCADRIERFVRGELSPSYGSIDWSDYLEVGR
- a CDS encoding TspO/MBR family protein — protein: MTPTYVRIIQFVVAVGVSLAAGWIGSIFTMSAISTWYAGLVKPELNPPSWVFGPVWTVLYILMGIALYLVWSKGWGHKNVQVATAIFGVQLVLNVLWSYLFFGIQAPFLAFVEIVILWIAILMTIAAFYRVSVPAAILLVPYFLWVSFAAYLNYGIYVLNP
- the hisC gene encoding histidinol-phosphate transaminase, with protein sequence MRRLIRACYTGAGGYSYAKKADDVAREHGFDRVARLASNENPRPASADVLEAAATALRETNRYPDERASALVEALRRYHGDYRFVTGAGMDGVIETVIRTVVEPGEKVAVSTPTFSFYGIAAAAHGARVVNVPRRDDFSVDPAAFIEASRGAKLAFLCTPNNPTGNSVPPEDVEAILEGMDGLLFLDNAYVDFADIDYRPLVRRYENLVIGRTMSKIFALAGLRIGYAFVPAWLEPFYQRAATPFALNSVSAAAAAGALAETGRVRETRDHVREWRRRFAEEIPFRVYPSDANFVMIDVDPRTGDEATERLAAKGVLVRSCTSFPGLGDHFIRVSIGEDWENIRFLEAVKKI
- a CDS encoding CDP-alcohol phosphatidyltransferase family protein, giving the protein MTLDQFRPHVQGIIQPVVNLMRRIGVTPNALTIASFLVSALAGIAFYAGGVVFGTIMVAFNAVFDALDGALARDMGIAGIRGDFLDHVIDRYADIFIITGIFAGGAAPWQIGVFALTGVLMSSYLGTQAQAVGVGRFYGGILGRADRLVLIIIAGALTVLIPGEVYGLNYLGWLLVIFGFLGHYTAFQRFAHVWRQIEKQ